A section of the Saccharopolyspora gregorii genome encodes:
- a CDS encoding bifunctional FO biosynthesis protein CofGH, translating into MASDDVPTTAAAPNASAMRRALARARDGKALDRDEVTVLLQARDADLDRLAEYAARTRDAGLRDVGREGVITYSRKVFIPLTRLCRDRCGYCTFVTVPGRVESPYLSPDEVLDIARKGAAMGCKEALFTLGDRPEDRWTAARDWLDAHGYDDTLSYVRAMAIRVLEETGLLPHLNPGVMSWQELQRLKPVAPSMGMMLETTAARLFTEKGGPHFGSPDKDPEVRLRVLEDAGRTTVPFTTGILIGIGEDHGERADAIFAIRKAARAYGGIQEVIVQNFRAKPDTKMRATPDADLQELAATIAVTRIVLGPKMRVQAPPNLIGDEYALMIRAGIDDWGGVSPLTPDHVNPEREWPQIDELARLTEQAGFRLRERLTIYPEYVRAGEPWLDPRLNAHVAALADPDTGLAREGVQPTGITWQEPDGGWQNLAGSGRTDLHVEVDTVGRTGDRRSDFDSVYGDWGELAERVPTAPRRMDADVRAALRRAEQDPANLPTEDALALLHADGADLDAVTALADGLRRDAVGDDVTFVVTRNINFTNVCYTGCRFCAFAQRRTDADAYTLSLSQVGDRVDQAWEAGATEICMQGGIHPDLPGTAYFDLAAEVKRRQPGIHLHSYSPMEVVNGASRTNLSIRDWLTRAHESGVDSLPGTAAEILDDDVRWVLTKGKLPTSSWIEVVGTAHELGIPTTSTMMYGHVDTPEHWVGHLKLIGELQRKSLEKTGKRGFTEFVLLPFIHQNSPIYLAGLARAGTTPRENRAVHAVARILLHGLIDNIQCSWVKLGVDGCRDVLAGGVNDLGGTLMEETISRMAGADNGSYKTISDLAELVAPTGRPLRQRTSLYGRPDEERVAAATASDGVTPAVRRSLPVVS; encoded by the coding sequence ATGGCTTCCGACGACGTTCCCACCACCGCGGCCGCCCCGAACGCCTCCGCGATGCGCCGCGCCCTCGCCCGCGCGCGGGACGGCAAGGCGCTCGACCGCGACGAGGTCACCGTGCTGCTGCAGGCGCGGGACGCGGACCTGGACCGGTTGGCCGAGTACGCGGCCCGCACCCGCGACGCCGGGCTGCGCGACGTGGGGCGCGAGGGCGTCATCACCTACAGCCGCAAGGTGTTCATCCCGCTGACCCGGTTGTGCCGGGACCGCTGCGGGTACTGCACGTTCGTCACCGTCCCGGGCCGCGTCGAATCGCCCTACCTGTCCCCGGACGAAGTGCTCGACATCGCCCGCAAGGGCGCGGCGATGGGCTGCAAGGAAGCGCTGTTCACCCTCGGCGACCGCCCGGAGGACCGCTGGACGGCGGCCCGCGACTGGCTCGACGCGCACGGCTACGACGACACGCTGTCCTACGTGCGGGCGATGGCGATCCGGGTGCTGGAGGAGACCGGCCTGCTGCCGCACCTGAACCCGGGCGTGATGAGCTGGCAGGAGCTGCAGCGGCTCAAGCCGGTGGCGCCGTCGATGGGCATGATGCTGGAGACCACCGCCGCCCGGCTGTTCACCGAGAAGGGCGGCCCGCACTTCGGCTCCCCCGACAAGGACCCCGAAGTGCGGCTGCGGGTCCTGGAGGACGCCGGGCGCACCACGGTCCCGTTCACCACCGGCATCCTCATCGGCATCGGTGAGGACCACGGCGAACGCGCCGACGCGATCTTCGCGATCCGCAAGGCGGCCCGCGCCTACGGCGGCATCCAGGAGGTGATCGTGCAGAACTTCCGCGCCAAGCCGGACACGAAGATGCGCGCCACCCCCGACGCCGACCTGCAGGAACTGGCCGCCACCATCGCGGTCACCAGGATCGTGCTCGGCCCGAAGATGCGGGTGCAGGCGCCGCCGAACCTCATCGGCGACGAGTACGCGCTGATGATCCGCGCCGGCATCGACGACTGGGGCGGGGTGTCGCCGCTGACCCCGGACCACGTGAACCCGGAGCGCGAGTGGCCGCAGATCGACGAGCTGGCGCGGCTCACCGAGCAGGCCGGGTTCCGGTTGCGCGAGCGGCTCACCATCTACCCCGAGTACGTGCGGGCGGGCGAGCCGTGGCTGGACCCGCGGCTGAACGCGCACGTCGCGGCGCTCGCCGACCCGGACACCGGCCTCGCCAGGGAAGGCGTGCAGCCGACCGGCATCACCTGGCAGGAACCGGACGGCGGCTGGCAGAACCTCGCGGGCAGCGGGCGCACCGACCTGCACGTGGAGGTCGACACCGTCGGGCGCACCGGCGACCGGCGCAGCGACTTCGACTCGGTCTACGGCGACTGGGGTGAGCTGGCCGAGCGGGTGCCGACCGCGCCGCGCCGGATGGACGCCGACGTGCGGGCCGCGCTGCGGCGCGCCGAGCAGGACCCGGCGAACCTGCCGACCGAGGACGCGCTGGCGCTGCTGCACGCCGACGGCGCCGACCTGGACGCGGTGACCGCGCTGGCCGACGGGCTGCGCCGGGACGCGGTCGGCGACGACGTGACGTTCGTGGTCACCAGGAACATCAACTTCACCAACGTCTGCTACACCGGCTGCCGGTTCTGCGCGTTCGCGCAGCGGCGCACCGACGCGGACGCCTACACGCTGTCGCTGTCCCAGGTCGGCGACCGGGTGGACCAGGCGTGGGAGGCGGGCGCGACGGAGATCTGCATGCAGGGCGGCATCCACCCGGACCTGCCCGGCACCGCCTACTTCGACCTGGCCGCCGAGGTGAAGCGACGGCAGCCCGGCATCCACCTGCACTCCTACAGCCCGATGGAGGTCGTCAACGGCGCCTCCCGCACGAACCTGTCCATCCGGGACTGGCTGACCCGCGCGCACGAGTCCGGTGTGGACTCGTTGCCGGGCACCGCCGCGGAGATCCTCGACGACGACGTGCGCTGGGTGCTCACCAAGGGCAAGCTGCCCACCTCCAGCTGGATCGAGGTGGTCGGCACCGCGCACGAGCTCGGCATCCCCACCACCTCCACGATGATGTACGGGCACGTGGACACCCCGGAGCACTGGGTGGGGCACCTCAAGCTCATCGGCGAGCTGCAGCGGAAATCCCTGGAGAAGACCGGGAAGCGCGGGTTCACCGAGTTCGTGCTGCTGCCGTTCATCCACCAGAACTCGCCGATCTACCTGGCGGGGCTGGCGCGCGCGGGCACCACGCCGCGGGAGAACCGGGCGGTGCACGCGGTGGCGCGCATCCTGCTGCACGGGCTGATCGACAACATCCAGTGCTCGTGGGTGAAGCTGGGCGTGGACGGCTGCCGGGACGTGCTGGCGGGCGGGGTGAACGACCTGGGCGGCACGCTGATGGAGGAGACGATCAGCAGGATGGCCGGCGCCGACAACGGTTCCTACAAGACGATCAGCGATCTGGCGGAGCTGGTGGCGCCGACCGGGCGCCCGCTGCGGCAGCGCACCAGCCTCTACGGCAGGCCGGACGAGGAGCGCGTCGCGGCGGCCACGGCCAGCGACGGGGTGACCCCGGCGGTGCGCCGGTCGCTGCCGGTCGTGAGCTGA
- a CDS encoding sialidase, whose amino-acid sequence MKIFGRTETRPRQAVLALATASAVAAGLVTVTAAGAEPQAPAPQPAQAVRDTDPKNPDFGPNTYIATPSTPAGELQGKLDEIAERQHTNQFGPERDAVLFQPGDYSADVNLGFNTQVAGLGMSPDDVNLNGHVRVEADWLGEGNATQNFWRTAENLSVTPPSGEIERWAVSQAAPYRRMHLRGQMQLWNGYDGWASGGYIADSKIDGLVESGSQQQFLTRNSELAGGWDGSVWNMMFTGTVGAPAQHFPDPSHTNVPETPKLREKPFLNIGEDGGYNVFVPALRENTQGVSWANGAPEGEQISLADFYVAKEGDNAATINAALAEGKHLLFTPGVYHLDDTIKVDNPDTVVLGIGMASLVPDTGKPAVSVADVDGVKLAGLFIDAGEQNSPSLMTLGEEGADQSHAENPTQLSDVFFRIGGPGVGKATNTLTVNSNDVLLDHSWMWRADHGDGVGWDVNTAETGLIVNGDNVTAHGLFVEHYQKNNVVWNGNGGRTYFFQNEFPYDPPDQAAWGGDGGWAAYKVADDVTDHEAWGLGSYCFFDTNPEVTAARSFEVPVNPGVKMHDLVSVSLGGTGTIDKVINDQGDTANGDNQISYVPEYGG is encoded by the coding sequence ATGAAGATCTTCGGTAGAACCGAGACCCGCCCGCGGCAGGCGGTGCTGGCGCTGGCGACGGCGTCGGCCGTGGCCGCAGGGCTCGTCACCGTCACCGCCGCGGGGGCAGAGCCGCAGGCTCCGGCGCCGCAACCGGCGCAGGCGGTGCGCGACACCGACCCGAAGAACCCGGACTTCGGTCCCAACACCTACATCGCCACCCCGTCCACTCCCGCGGGCGAGTTGCAGGGCAAGCTCGACGAGATCGCCGAGCGCCAGCACACCAACCAGTTCGGTCCCGAGCGCGACGCCGTGCTGTTCCAGCCCGGCGACTACTCGGCCGACGTGAACCTCGGCTTCAACACGCAGGTCGCCGGCCTGGGCATGTCGCCCGACGACGTGAACCTGAACGGCCACGTGCGGGTCGAGGCGGACTGGCTGGGCGAGGGCAACGCCACGCAGAACTTCTGGCGCACCGCGGAGAACCTCTCGGTCACGCCGCCCAGCGGCGAGATCGAGCGGTGGGCCGTCTCGCAGGCCGCTCCGTACCGGAGGATGCACCTGCGCGGCCAGATGCAGCTGTGGAACGGCTACGACGGCTGGGCCAGCGGCGGCTACATCGCCGACTCCAAGATCGACGGCCTGGTCGAGTCCGGTTCGCAGCAGCAGTTCCTCACCCGCAACAGCGAACTGGCCGGTGGCTGGGACGGTTCGGTGTGGAACATGATGTTCACCGGCACGGTGGGCGCTCCCGCGCAGCACTTCCCGGACCCGTCGCACACCAACGTGCCGGAAACCCCGAAGCTGCGGGAGAAGCCGTTCCTGAACATCGGCGAGGACGGCGGCTACAACGTGTTCGTCCCCGCGCTGCGGGAGAACACCCAAGGGGTCAGCTGGGCGAACGGCGCACCGGAAGGTGAGCAGATCTCGCTGGCGGACTTCTACGTCGCCAAGGAGGGCGACAACGCCGCGACGATCAACGCGGCGCTGGCCGAGGGCAAGCACCTGCTGTTCACCCCCGGCGTCTACCACCTCGACGACACGATCAAGGTCGACAACCCGGACACCGTGGTGCTCGGCATCGGCATGGCCTCGCTCGTCCCCGACACCGGCAAGCCCGCGGTGTCGGTGGCCGATGTGGACGGCGTGAAGCTGGCCGGGCTGTTCATCGACGCCGGTGAGCAGAACTCGCCGTCGCTGATGACCCTCGGCGAGGAGGGCGCGGACCAGAGCCACGCGGAGAACCCGACGCAGCTCTCGGACGTGTTCTTCCGGATCGGCGGCCCCGGCGTGGGCAAGGCGACCAACACGCTGACCGTCAACAGCAACGACGTGCTGCTCGACCACTCGTGGATGTGGCGCGCCGACCACGGCGACGGTGTCGGCTGGGACGTCAACACCGCCGAGACCGGCCTGATCGTGAACGGCGACAACGTCACCGCGCACGGCCTGTTCGTGGAGCACTACCAGAAGAACAACGTGGTGTGGAACGGCAACGGCGGCCGCACCTACTTCTTCCAGAACGAGTTCCCCTACGACCCGCCGGACCAGGCGGCGTGGGGCGGCGACGGCGGCTGGGCGGCCTACAAGGTCGCCGACGACGTCACCGACCACGAGGCGTGGGGCCTGGGCAGCTACTGCTTCTTCGACACGAACCCCGAGGTCACGGCCGCGCGTTCGTTCGAGGTTCCGGTGAACCCGGGCGTCAAGATGCACGACCTCGTGTCCGTCTCGCTGGGCGGCACGGGAACGATCGACAAGGTCATCAACGATCAGGGCGACACCGCCAACGGTGACAACCAGATCAGCTACGTCCCGGAGTACGGCGGCTGA
- a CDS encoding YncE family protein encodes MRSPAKTGRSGDVLAVVSQSGSTVSFFDAESDRGVGVVEVLPEPHELLFDPTRRVLWCTHTYRSGYYHANTGRRSEITAIDPDSRRIIDVVDLAPEHAPHGLALDADRGRLYVSVEGAPGRPGGVVVVDTGSRKPLGRIDTGAPGPHWFAIGPDGTTGYATNKEAPFVSVVDLVAGELVGRVEVPGSEGLAVSADGARVYVAGPHVSFTEDGSANANGVRVIDAETRTVAEVLPTENRVMPVHLTAGGKLLVGELRPRPDAAAGVTGQDPGRLVVFAADGHERLGELEIGRSPLTITSSPDGALGYASCVVDSAVDVVDLDSLRVLSRIRVAKAGDAGAHGLAYVPRAG; translated from the coding sequence ATGCGAAGTCCTGCCAAGACGGGGAGATCCGGCGACGTGCTGGCCGTGGTGAGCCAGAGCGGTTCCACCGTGTCGTTCTTCGACGCCGAGTCCGACCGGGGTGTCGGCGTCGTCGAAGTGCTGCCCGAACCGCACGAGCTGCTGTTCGACCCGACCCGGCGCGTGCTGTGGTGCACGCACACCTACCGATCGGGCTACTACCACGCGAACACGGGCCGGCGCAGCGAGATCACCGCGATCGACCCGGACAGCAGGCGGATCATCGACGTGGTCGACCTCGCCCCCGAGCACGCTCCGCACGGGCTGGCCCTCGACGCCGACCGCGGTCGGCTGTACGTGAGCGTCGAGGGCGCGCCGGGCCGGCCCGGCGGCGTGGTCGTCGTCGACACCGGCTCGCGCAAGCCCCTCGGCCGGATCGACACCGGAGCGCCCGGCCCGCACTGGTTCGCGATCGGCCCGGACGGCACGACGGGGTACGCCACCAACAAGGAGGCGCCGTTCGTCTCCGTCGTCGATCTCGTCGCGGGCGAGCTCGTGGGCCGGGTGGAGGTCCCGGGCAGCGAAGGGCTGGCGGTGTCGGCGGACGGCGCCCGCGTGTACGTCGCGGGACCGCACGTCTCGTTCACCGAGGACGGCTCCGCGAACGCCAACGGCGTCCGGGTCATCGACGCGGAGACCCGAACCGTCGCCGAGGTGCTGCCGACCGAGAACCGGGTGATGCCGGTGCACCTCACCGCGGGCGGGAAGTTGCTGGTCGGGGAGCTCCGGCCGCGTCCGGACGCGGCCGCCGGCGTGACCGGGCAGGATCCCGGCCGGCTGGTGGTGTTCGCGGCGGACGGCCACGAGCGGCTGGGGGAGCTGGAGATCGGCCGGAGCCCGCTCACCATCACCTCCTCGCCGGACGGCGCCCTCGGTTACGCGTCCTGCGTCGTCGACTCCGCGGTGGACGTCGTCGACCTGGATTCGCTTCGAGTGCTCTCCCGGATACGGGTCGCGAAGGCCGGGGACGCCGGCGCGCACGGCCTCGCCTACGTCCCGCGCGCCGGGTGA
- a CDS encoding LysR family transcriptional regulator: MVEVRVDLNLLLVLDALLADNSVTRAAERLGTSPAAVSRKLASLRRIVGDPLLVRAGQALQPTARALELRGEVRALIERSESVLTATDVPDPATLHRVFTVQAGDFLLAGLAAPLISTLRSQAPHVSVVFLPESFEGTPALRQGVVDLELGVLGHLDPETCSERLITTALVGVARQGHPLFDGPIDARRFAEADHIGTSRTGKRHGPIDTALAEQGLRRRVPITVPGHTSAMLLARTTDLVCLALPGAPAADWLNALGLRTFPVPLDIPPIEIGMAWHPRNDADRAHRWFREHVRGMLARQRPADLVPATPRGAGTTDEVIGDQGDTANGDDRISSVPEYGG; the protein is encoded by the coding sequence ATGGTGGAGGTGCGCGTGGACCTGAACCTGCTGCTGGTGCTCGATGCCCTGCTCGCGGACAACAGCGTGACCAGGGCGGCCGAACGGCTCGGCACCTCACCGGCCGCGGTCAGCCGCAAGCTCGCGAGCCTCCGGCGGATCGTGGGAGATCCGCTGCTCGTCCGCGCCGGGCAGGCGCTGCAACCCACGGCACGAGCCCTCGAACTCCGCGGCGAGGTGCGGGCGCTCATCGAGCGGTCCGAGTCGGTGCTCACCGCCACCGACGTCCCGGATCCGGCGACGCTGCACCGGGTGTTCACCGTGCAGGCAGGCGACTTCCTGCTCGCCGGGCTCGCCGCGCCGTTGATCTCCACGCTCCGGTCGCAGGCCCCGCACGTGAGCGTCGTCTTCCTGCCGGAGTCGTTCGAGGGCACACCCGCGCTCCGGCAGGGCGTGGTGGACCTGGAACTGGGCGTGCTCGGCCACCTCGACCCGGAGACGTGCTCCGAACGGCTGATCACCACGGCACTCGTGGGCGTGGCCCGGCAGGGCCATCCGCTGTTCGACGGTCCCATCGACGCCCGCCGGTTCGCCGAAGCCGACCACATCGGCACGTCCCGCACCGGCAAGCGCCACGGCCCCATCGACACGGCGCTGGCCGAGCAGGGCCTGCGCCGCCGGGTCCCGATCACCGTGCCCGGTCACACCAGCGCGATGCTCCTGGCCAGGACGACCGACCTCGTCTGCCTCGCCCTGCCCGGAGCTCCCGCCGCCGACTGGCTCAACGCGCTCGGGCTGCGCACCTTCCCCGTGCCGCTGGACATCCCGCCGATCGAGATCGGCATGGCCTGGCACCCGCGCAACGACGCCGATCGCGCGCACCGGTGGTTCCGCGAGCACGTCCGCGGCATGCTCGCTCGGCAGCGCCCGGCCGACCTCGTGCCCGCCACGCCGCGCGGCGCGGGAACGACCGATGAGGTCATCGGCGATCAGGGCGACACCGCCAACGGTGACGACCGGATCAGCTCCGTCCCGGAGTACGGCGGCTGA